A DNA window from Microcystis aeruginosa NIES-843 contains the following coding sequences:
- a CDS encoding phosphatidate cytidylyltransferase yields the protein MTMPPNFSGLTMPWPRIVSAIFAIAFALGIIIVGGWYFTLGIGVIVFLGQLEYFRLVRAKGIEPAAKTTLVVSQLLLLTATMAAPLTDAMFPLAGALICFYLLFQPKMATIADISTSILGLFYGGYLPSYWIRLRVGFSPESGPVAMASNLPLMGYWPESWMEPKLFPAALTVTFLAFGCIWAADIGAYIMGKWLGKTILSLISPKKTVEGSFFGILGSIAVAEVGAWYLDWPYWQLTGLILGLLIGIVSLLGDLTESMMKRDAGVKDSGQLIPGHGGILDRTDSYVFTAPLVYYFVTLLLPWLR from the coding sequence ATGACAATGCCGCCTAACTTCTCTGGATTAACCATGCCTTGGCCACGCATTGTCAGCGCTATTTTTGCTATTGCCTTCGCACTGGGAATTATTATCGTTGGGGGTTGGTATTTCACCCTCGGCATCGGTGTTATCGTCTTTTTGGGACAATTGGAGTATTTTCGCTTAGTTCGCGCTAAAGGCATTGAACCGGCCGCTAAAACCACTCTCGTAGTTTCGCAATTATTACTACTGACGGCAACTATGGCAGCCCCCCTCACCGATGCCATGTTTCCCCTCGCTGGGGCGTTAATTTGTTTTTATCTGCTCTTTCAGCCCAAAATGGCGACAATTGCCGACATTTCCACCTCAATTCTCGGTCTGTTTTATGGTGGTTACTTACCTAGTTATTGGATTCGTTTACGGGTCGGTTTTTCTCCTGAAAGTGGTCCCGTGGCTATGGCCAGTAACTTACCCCTGATGGGATATTGGCCAGAATCGTGGATGGAACCGAAATTATTCCCGGCCGCTTTGACGGTGACTTTTCTAGCTTTCGGTTGCATTTGGGCCGCCGATATCGGAGCTTATATCATGGGAAAATGGTTAGGTAAAACCATCTTATCGCTGATTAGTCCCAAAAAAACCGTGGAAGGTTCCTTTTTTGGCATTTTAGGCAGTATAGCGGTGGCCGAGGTGGGTGCTTGGTATTTAGATTGGCCCTATTGGCAGCTGACGGGCTTAATTTTGGGCTTATTAATTGGTATTGTCAGTTTATTGGGCGATTTGACCGAATCGATGATGAAACGCGATGCCGGGGTCAAGGATTCCGGGCAGTTAATCCCCGGTCACGGTGGTATACTTGATCGCACTGATAGTTATGTCTTCACCGCTCCCCTAGTATATTATTTCGTCACTTTACTGCTGCCCTGGTTGCGTTAG
- the cobA gene encoding uroporphyrinogen-III C-methyltransferase produces MSGVVYPRGKVYLLGAGIGQSSFLTLQARAILATAEVLLYDALVDSQIFSLVPKTCVLVDVGKRGGQPGAEQNQINRILVNYCQEGKRVIRLKSGDPGVFGRVYPEMLALKRAGCDFELITGISSALAAPLLAGIPLTEKDISRCFAVLSAHDPESLDWSALAKIDTLVLLMAGQSLGQIIEKLCQNGRNIHDSIAIIRQAGRKDQQIWRGTLENILAQTAGVSLSPSIMVIGQVVDLAIMSSPPPLGGKTIVITRAAEQTSQFSEILQNQGAEVLEMPALEIRPPDRWQGLDDAIAQLQEFDWLILTSANAVNFFFDRLTFWGKDARALATVKIAVVGKKTSQVLHSRGLKADFIPGDFVADALVNEFPDPIRGQKFLFPRVETGGREVLVKELTAKAGQVTEVAAYYSGCPARMDSQIWEAFRDEKVDIVTFASSKTVQNFYQLLLQETAELSVNSLLEKVCLASIGPQTSKTCQELFGRVDIEAREYTLEGLTSALIESSKT; encoded by the coding sequence ATGTCAGGAGTCGTCTATCCCCGGGGTAAAGTTTATCTTCTCGGTGCGGGAATCGGTCAGAGCAGTTTTCTCACCCTGCAAGCGCGAGCAATTTTAGCCACGGCCGAGGTTTTGCTGTATGATGCCCTAGTGGATAGTCAAATCTTCTCCCTCGTGCCGAAAACCTGTGTTTTAGTCGATGTGGGCAAACGGGGAGGACAACCCGGCGCCGAGCAAAATCAGATTAATCGGATATTGGTTAATTATTGTCAAGAGGGAAAACGAGTTATTCGGCTTAAAAGTGGTGATCCGGGGGTTTTTGGGCGAGTATATCCTGAAATGTTAGCCTTAAAGCGGGCTGGCTGTGATTTTGAACTGATAACTGGAATTTCCTCCGCTTTGGCCGCTCCTTTATTGGCCGGAATTCCCCTGACCGAAAAGGATATTAGTCGCTGTTTTGCGGTCTTGAGCGCTCACGATCCCGAGTCTCTCGATTGGTCAGCCTTAGCTAAAATTGATACACTGGTACTATTGATGGCTGGTCAGTCTTTAGGGCAAATTATCGAGAAATTATGCCAAAATGGGCGTAATATTCACGACTCGATCGCTATTATCCGCCAGGCGGGACGCAAGGATCAACAAATTTGGCGCGGCACTTTAGAAAATATTCTCGCTCAAACCGCCGGGGTGTCCCTCTCACCCTCTATTATGGTCATTGGTCAAGTTGTGGATCTGGCGATTATGTCCTCTCCCCCACCCCTAGGAGGTAAAACTATTGTTATTACCCGTGCCGCCGAGCAAACGAGTCAATTTAGCGAAATTTTGCAAAATCAAGGCGCAGAAGTTCTGGAAATGCCCGCTTTAGAGATTCGTCCCCCCGACCGTTGGCAAGGTTTAGACGATGCCATCGCTCAGTTACAAGAGTTTGATTGGCTGATTTTAACTTCTGCCAATGCTGTTAATTTTTTCTTTGATCGCTTGACATTTTGGGGAAAAGATGCTAGGGCTTTAGCGACCGTAAAAATCGCCGTGGTGGGCAAAAAAACCAGCCAAGTTTTGCACTCACGAGGATTAAAGGCGGATTTTATCCCGGGGGATTTTGTCGCTGATGCTTTGGTAAACGAGTTTCCCGACCCGATTAGGGGGCAAAAATTCCTCTTTCCTCGCGTGGAAACGGGAGGGAGAGAAGTCTTGGTTAAGGAATTAACGGCCAAAGCCGGTCAGGTGACGGAAGTGGCCGCATATTATTCCGGATGTCCCGCGCGCATGGATAGTCAGATCTGGGAAGCGTTTCGAGATGAAAAAGTCGATATAGTCACCTTTGCTAGTTCCAAAACCGTCCAGAATTTTTATCAGTTATTGCTGCAAGAAACGGCAGAATTATCGGTTAATTCCCTATTAGAAAAAGTTTGTCTGGCTTCTATCGGTCCGCAAACTTCAAAAACCTGTCAAGAGTTATTTGGTCGTGTTGATATCGAGGCGCGAGAATACACCCTAGAAGGGTTGACTAGCGCTCTAATCGAGTCGAGTAAGACCTGA
- a CDS encoding carbon dioxide-concentrating mechanism protein CcmK, producing the protein MTAQPAVGSIETKGFPGILAAADAMVKAGRITIVGYLRAGSARFTLNIRGDVQEVKTAMAAGIEAVNKTEGAALETWVIIPRPHDNVVAILPIDYSEAVEPFRAAADGVIAPIRR; encoded by the coding sequence ATGACAGCCCAACCCGCGGTGGGATCGATCGAGACCAAAGGTTTCCCCGGTATTCTAGCGGCCGCCGATGCGATGGTAAAAGCAGGACGGATCACGATTGTTGGTTATTTAAGGGCAGGAAGCGCCCGTTTTACCCTCAATATTCGTGGGGATGTACAGGAGGTAAAAACCGCTATGGCTGCCGGCATTGAAGCCGTCAATAAAACCGAGGGGGCAGCTTTAGAAACCTGGGTAATTATTCCCCGTCCTCATGATAACGTGGTGGCTATTTTACCGATCGATTATAGCGAGGCAGTGGAACCTTTTCGTGCCGCCGCCGACGGTGTGATCGCTCCGATTCGTCGTTAA
- a CDS encoding carbon dioxide-concentrating mechanism protein CcmK, whose translation MPEAVGVIQTLGFPPVLAAADAMVKGGRVTLVYFDLAERGEFLVAIRGPISEVKPAVEAGLAAAMTAFGGNVVSHYIVPNPPENVLAVLPVQHTAKSDRFRS comes from the coding sequence ATGCCCGAGGCGGTCGGAGTCATTCAAACACTGGGTTTTCCCCCCGTTTTAGCGGCGGCGGATGCCATGGTTAAAGGGGGACGAGTCACCCTAGTTTATTTCGATCTAGCGGAAAGGGGCGAATTTTTGGTGGCGATTCGCGGTCCGATTTCCGAGGTTAAACCGGCAGTAGAGGCAGGATTAGCGGCGGCGATGACCGCTTTTGGTGGTAATGTGGTCAGTCATTACATCGTACCGAATCCTCCAGAAAATGTCCTGGCAGTTTTACCAGTGCAGCATACGGCTAAGTCAGACCGTTTTCGCAGTTAA
- the msrA gene encoding peptide-methionine (S)-S-oxide reductase MsrA, producing MNSGEKATFGAGCFWKTEDAFRRLPGVLATSVGYMGGNFPNPSYLDVLSRITGHAEVAQIAHNPQEISYEALLAVFWSIHDPTQLNRQGPDRGEQYRSIIFYHTPEQKLIATASKRQLQLSAKFQQDIVTLIEPAGDYYLADQSHQQYLEKKQARSVGDFQKKI from the coding sequence ATGAATAGCGGCGAAAAAGCTACCTTTGGTGCCGGCTGTTTTTGGAAAACTGAGGACGCATTTCGGCGTTTACCTGGTGTTTTAGCGACTTCTGTGGGTTATATGGGGGGAAATTTCCCCAATCCTAGTTATCTCGATGTGTTATCGCGAATTACCGGTCATGCGGAAGTGGCACAAATTGCCCATAATCCCCAAGAAATAAGCTACGAGGCGTTATTAGCCGTTTTTTGGTCAATTCATGATCCGACTCAGTTAAATCGCCAAGGACCGGACCGGGGAGAACAATATCGATCGATTATTTTTTATCACACCCCAGAACAAAAGTTAATCGCCACTGCTTCCAAGCGTCAACTACAACTATCGGCAAAGTTTCAGCAGGATATCGTTACTTTGATCGAACCCGCAGGAGATTATTATCTGGCCGATCAGTCCCATCAACAGTATTTGGAGAAAAAACAGGCTCGATCGGTCGGGGATTTCCAGAAGAAAATATAA
- the panB gene encoding 3-methyl-2-oxobutanoate hydroxymethyltransferase yields MAVTTSKLIEWKQQKRAIVTLTAWDYPIARLLDRAGIDIILVGDSLAMTALGYPTTLPITLEAMIHHAAAVSRGVKQALVVCDLPFLSYQESVSQAINSAGRMLKEAGVQGVKLEGGYPAMIETISRLTEIGIPVMGHIGLTPQSVHRLGYRQQGKTPSDAQRLIEEALALEKAGVFALVLEHIPANLAATITDKLTIPTIGIGAGEDCDGQVLVTADILGLTEKAPPFAKVYANLSETITKAVVEFAKDVRGNE; encoded by the coding sequence ATGGCAGTCACCACCAGCAAATTAATCGAGTGGAAACAGCAAAAACGCGCGATTGTCACCCTCACAGCTTGGGATTATCCGATCGCGCGACTGCTCGATCGGGCAGGAATTGATATTATCTTGGTAGGTGATTCCTTGGCTATGACCGCTTTGGGCTATCCTACCACTTTACCGATCACCCTAGAGGCGATGATTCACCACGCGGCGGCCGTGTCTCGCGGGGTAAAACAAGCTTTAGTTGTCTGTGATTTGCCTTTTCTCAGCTATCAGGAAAGTGTCAGTCAGGCAATTAACTCGGCGGGAAGGATGTTAAAGGAAGCGGGAGTGCAAGGGGTAAAATTAGAGGGAGGTTATCCCGCTATGATCGAGACGATTAGCCGTTTAACCGAGATAGGCATCCCTGTTATGGGTCATATCGGATTAACTCCCCAGTCGGTGCATCGCTTAGGATACCGTCAGCAGGGAAAAACCCCATCGGATGCACAAAGATTAATCGAGGAAGCTTTAGCCTTGGAGAAAGCGGGAGTATTTGCCCTCGTTTTGGAACATATTCCCGCCAATTTAGCCGCTACTATTACCGATAAATTGACTATCCCGACGATTGGTATCGGTGCGGGGGAAGATTGTGATGGTCAGGTGTTAGTAACGGCGGATATCCTAGGATTAACCGAAAAAGCTCCCCCTTTTGCCAAAGTTTATGCTAATTTAAGCGAGACAATTACAAAAGCAGTGGTGGAATTTGCCAAGGATGTGAGGGGAAATGAATAG
- the bchM gene encoding magnesium protoporphyrin IX methyltransferase — MTNTLDDKAIVKDYFNATGFDRWRRIYGDGEVNKVQKDIRIGHQQTIDTVIGWLESDDNLPNLSICDAGCGVGSLSIPLAQAGATIFASDISEKMVTEAKERAAKELADTSKLTFAVQDLEALTGQYHTVICLDVLIHYPTEEALGMIKHLGSLAQSRLILSFAPKTCLLTILKKIGQFFPGPSKTTRAYQHKEKTIVAALNENGFKIERTSMTSTRFYFSRILEAVRSE, encoded by the coding sequence ATGACCAACACATTAGACGATAAAGCCATAGTCAAGGACTATTTTAACGCCACAGGATTCGATCGCTGGCGCCGGATTTATGGGGATGGCGAAGTTAACAAAGTACAAAAAGATATTCGCATCGGTCATCAACAGACGATCGATACCGTTATCGGTTGGTTAGAAAGTGATGACAATTTGCCCAATCTCTCGATCTGTGATGCCGGTTGTGGAGTCGGTAGTCTTAGTATTCCCCTCGCTCAAGCGGGCGCAACTATTTTCGCCAGTGATATTTCTGAGAAAATGGTGACAGAAGCCAAGGAAAGAGCAGCCAAAGAGTTAGCAGATACCAGTAAACTCACCTTTGCCGTTCAAGATTTAGAAGCATTAACCGGCCAATATCACACGGTCATCTGTCTTGATGTTCTCATTCACTATCCCACAGAAGAGGCATTAGGAATGATTAAACACCTGGGATCCCTAGCTCAATCCCGTTTAATCCTCAGTTTTGCCCCTAAAACCTGTTTATTAACCATTCTCAAGAAAATTGGTCAATTTTTCCCCGGTCCGAGTAAAACCACTCGCGCCTATCAACACAAGGAAAAAACTATTGTCGCCGCTCTCAACGAAAATGGCTTTAAAATTGAACGGACGAGTATGACTAGCACTCGTTTCTATTTTTCCCGTATCCTCGAAGCTGTCCGCAGTGAATAA
- the pyk gene encoding pyruvate kinase, whose product MSIITHRTKIVATIGPASNSPEVLKQMIGAGMNVARLNFSHGSYEDHARVVTLLRQISQELDNPITLLQDLQGPKIRVGNLPNGSITINDGDYLTLVPMDEYRGEANTVSIDYPYLAEEAKLGEQILLDDGLLELKIVEINGKDLKCQVLEGGILKSRKGVNLPRLNLRLPSMTEKDKQDLEFGLSQGVDWVSLSFVRKGEDIKAIKAFLAERNHADMPVMAKIEKPQAIENLESIIEECDGIMVARGDLGVELSPEKVPMLQKRIIKLCNMKTIPVITATQMLESMINNPRPTRAEASDVANAIIDGTDAVMLSGESAVGDFPVKAVAMLAKIAHDVEADVKFDNAPPNQSDETHALSEALVAIDQTLDLRYIVTFTTSGYTSLLASKERPSVPVIAMTPNKRVYHRLNLVWGVIPILLDHQVSVFEDVLKQTESILLQKNLAQSGDKILIMAGIPMQKTKGTNFLKIHRIP is encoded by the coding sequence ATGTCAATTATTACCCATAGAACTAAGATCGTAGCCACGATCGGCCCTGCCAGTAATTCGCCAGAAGTCCTCAAGCAGATGATCGGTGCGGGGATGAATGTAGCGCGGCTAAACTTTTCCCACGGTAGCTACGAAGATCATGCGAGAGTTGTTACCCTTTTACGGCAAATTTCTCAAGAATTAGACAATCCTATCACTCTCCTGCAAGATTTACAAGGGCCGAAAATTCGCGTCGGTAATCTCCCCAATGGTTCCATTACCATCAACGACGGCGATTATCTCACCCTTGTACCCATGGATGAGTATCGGGGAGAAGCGAACACCGTTTCGATCGATTATCCCTATCTGGCCGAGGAAGCCAAGTTAGGTGAGCAAATTCTCCTTGATGATGGCTTATTAGAGCTAAAAATCGTTGAAATTAACGGAAAAGACCTAAAATGTCAAGTGTTGGAGGGAGGAATTCTCAAAAGTCGCAAGGGAGTCAATCTACCCCGTCTCAATTTGCGCTTACCTTCCATGACCGAAAAAGACAAACAAGACCTAGAATTTGGTCTTTCTCAGGGGGTTGATTGGGTTTCCCTCAGTTTTGTTCGTAAAGGAGAAGATATCAAGGCGATTAAGGCATTTTTAGCCGAGAGAAATCATGCAGATATGCCAGTGATGGCTAAAATTGAAAAACCGCAAGCGATCGAAAATTTGGAGTCAATTATCGAGGAATGTGACGGAATTATGGTGGCCCGGGGCGATTTGGGGGTAGAATTAAGTCCCGAAAAAGTCCCCATGTTGCAAAAACGCATTATCAAACTCTGCAACATGAAAACTATTCCCGTCATCACTGCCACCCAGATGTTAGAAAGCATGATTAACAATCCCCGACCGACTCGGGCCGAGGCTAGTGATGTGGCTAATGCGATTATCGATGGAACCGATGCGGTGATGTTATCGGGGGAATCAGCAGTGGGAGATTTTCCCGTCAAAGCTGTGGCTATGTTGGCCAAAATCGCCCATGATGTGGAAGCGGATGTGAAGTTTGATAATGCTCCCCCCAATCAGTCCGATGAAACTCACGCTCTCAGTGAGGCTTTAGTGGCGATCGATCAAACCCTTGATCTCCGTTATATTGTCACTTTTACCACCTCTGGCTACACTTCGCTACTGGCTTCTAAGGAACGTCCCTCGGTTCCCGTCATTGCCATGACTCCCAATAAACGAGTCTATCACCGTCTCAATCTAGTCTGGGGTGTGATCCCGATTCTTCTTGATCATCAGGTGTCCGTCTTTGAGGATGTGTTAAAGCAAACGGAATCAATTCTGCTTCAGAAAAATCTAGCGCAATCGGGCGATAAAATCCTGATTATGGCGGGAATTCCCATGCAGAAAACTAAAGGCACTAATTTCCTCAAAATTCACAGGATTCCCTAA
- the modA gene encoding molybdate ABC transporter substrate-binding protein: protein MKRRYFLAFIGSIVLSCLLSPDINLFSSTIATAQTQTILVSAAASLKDALEEIKPGFEKAHGNIKVNYNFGASGALQQQITQGAPADVFVSAATKQMDALAKAGLIDRSTRRNLLTNRLVLIVPKNSTLKISDFRSLTNSNVQRIAVGEPRSVPVGQYSEEVLKNLGILEQIKPKLVLANSVRNVLAAVETGNADAGIVYITDAKISDQVKVVATAANNLHSPIIYPIAVIKASKNPQAAKTFAQYLTGTAAKNIFEKFGFGIAR, encoded by the coding sequence ATGAAAAGACGATATTTTCTGGCTTTTATCGGCTCAATTGTCCTTAGTTGCTTATTATCTCCAGACATAAACCTTTTTTCCTCTACTATCGCCACTGCACAAACCCAGACAATTCTAGTTTCTGCCGCCGCTAGTCTCAAAGATGCCCTAGAAGAAATCAAGCCGGGGTTTGAAAAAGCCCATGGCAACATTAAAGTTAACTATAACTTCGGTGCGTCGGGAGCTTTGCAACAGCAAATTACACAAGGTGCGCCGGCCGATGTTTTCGTCTCGGCCGCGACTAAGCAAATGGACGCTTTAGCAAAAGCTGGTTTGATCGATAGAAGTACCAGAAGAAACCTGCTCACTAATCGCCTAGTTTTAATCGTTCCCAAGAATTCCACCCTAAAAATTAGCGATTTTCGTTCCCTGACTAACAGTAATGTCCAAAGAATTGCCGTGGGTGAACCGCGCAGCGTTCCCGTCGGTCAGTACAGCGAAGAAGTTCTGAAAAATCTCGGCATTTTAGAGCAAATAAAACCAAAACTGGTCTTGGCCAACTCTGTCCGTAATGTTCTCGCCGCCGTAGAAACTGGTAACGCCGATGCTGGCATTGTTTACATCACCGATGCCAAAATTTCCGACCAAGTAAAAGTAGTGGCTACGGCTGCCAATAATCTCCATTCTCCGATTATTTACCCCATAGCTGTGATCAAAGCCAGTAAAAACCCGCAAGCTGCCAAGACTTTCGCCCAATATCTCACCGGCACAGCCGCTAAAAACATTTTTGAAAAATTCGGCTTCGGAATAGCCAGATAA
- a CDS encoding IS701-like element ISMae34 family transposase, protein MKETTPAAMPPCFDRWCRRFDNCFKNEAQKNGFRQYLGGLLGESERKNLTQMANNAVGVVYNRLHHFLTESPWSDRQVNECRLQVMNQCRQTQIPRGFSLIVDDSGHRKSGNLTAGVGRQYLGEIGKTDNGIVAVTTHLYDGKKSVPLDIEIYQPASSLAEGKEDKEFKKKPEIAIDLIDRSLTRGYRPKIVLIDAGYGNNTNFLKALEERKLKYLGGLAKNRKVIIEKEGGVEETIQLEQLAKSLSEKDWEKITLNLDKEKTVWVAVFRAKISQLEGERNLAIVMNASSMEKATEVDYFITNVVEADTVTASWIVRTYTERNWVEVFYREAKGWLGLREYQVRDKRSLLRHFILVFCAYTFILWHKLTGGLQRQWANRPLNTFVEALEAFRTAMSFRFFEWLTENRDVFAAYKASLGFVWA, encoded by the coding sequence ATGAAAGAGACAACCCCAGCCGCGATGCCCCCATGCTTTGACCGATGGTGTCGGCGGTTTGACAATTGCTTCAAAAACGAAGCGCAAAAAAACGGCTTCAGACAATATTTAGGAGGATTATTAGGGGAAAGTGAGAGGAAAAACCTCACTCAAATGGCCAATAATGCCGTCGGAGTAGTTTATAACCGATTACATCACTTTTTGACCGAATCTCCCTGGTCAGACCGTCAGGTGAATGAATGTCGGTTGCAAGTGATGAACCAATGCCGCCAGACGCAAATCCCCCGAGGATTTTCCCTGATTGTCGATGACTCAGGACATCGAAAAAGTGGCAATCTGACCGCCGGAGTTGGCAGGCAGTACCTAGGAGAAATTGGCAAGACAGACAACGGAATAGTCGCCGTCACTACCCATCTCTACGACGGCAAAAAAAGTGTCCCCCTAGACATTGAAATTTATCAACCGGCTAGTTCCTTAGCCGAGGGGAAAGAAGACAAAGAATTTAAGAAGAAACCAGAGATAGCGATAGATTTAATTGACCGGAGCTTAACCAGAGGCTATCGACCGAAAATCGTCTTAATAGATGCTGGTTATGGCAACAACACAAATTTTCTCAAAGCCCTGGAAGAAAGAAAGCTAAAATACTTAGGAGGATTGGCAAAAAATCGAAAAGTAATTATTGAAAAAGAAGGGGGTGTGGAAGAAACAATCCAGCTTGAGCAACTAGCAAAAAGCCTATCAGAAAAGGATTGGGAGAAAATCACCCTAAATCTAGATAAAGAAAAAACGGTTTGGGTAGCGGTATTCAGAGCGAAAATATCTCAACTAGAAGGAGAAAGGAACTTGGCGATCGTCATGAATGCAAGTTCAATGGAAAAAGCCACAGAGGTGGACTATTTCATCACCAATGTAGTTGAGGCAGATACAGTAACAGCTTCGTGGATAGTGAGGACTTACACCGAAAGAAATTGGGTGGAAGTATTCTACCGAGAAGCCAAAGGATGGTTAGGGTTAAGGGAATATCAAGTCAGGGATAAACGAAGCTTACTTCGTCATTTTATCCTGGTGTTTTGTGCCTATACATTTATCCTGTGGCATAAGTTAACTGGGGGATTGCAAAGGCAGTGGGCGAATCGACCTTTAAACACTTTTGTGGAAGCCTTGGAAGCTTTTCGGACAGCGATGTCTTTCCGTTTCTTTGAGTGGCTGACCGAGAATCGGGATGTGTTTGCCGCTTACAAAGCCAGTTTAGGCTTTGTTTGGGCTTGA
- a CDS encoding cation:proton antiporter, whose translation MILQPFLSSAWSFNISLLASAATAETADSALVLACVLLSLTVIYFACKLGGEICVRFNLPPVLGELVGGVIIGVSALKLLVFPEGGAGFEDSLLIHFLQSTSPLTPEESPAVFSAASEVISVLSELGVIILLFEIGLESDLQELIRVGPQAAAVAVVGVAVPFLVGTLGLIYIFHLATIPAIFAGAALTATSIGITAKVLAEIGQLSAKEGQIIIGAAVLDDILGIIVLAVVASLVKTGEVQISKVIYLVISSSAFVIGAILIGRFLSPFYVQLVNSMKTRGQLLLVSLIFAFILAYIAQVIQLEAILGSFAAGLVLGETEKRSELAEQVFPIADLFVPIFFVCVGAKTDLSVLNPAIPRNREGLVLAAFLIVVAILGKVVTGLAVFSKEKLNRLAIGVGMIPRGEVGLVFAGVGAASGALSPAADAAIIMMVILTTFIAPPLLRLVFKEPTASPQSVSSEQ comes from the coding sequence ATGATACTACAGCCTTTTCTTTCTTCCGCTTGGAGTTTTAACATTTCCCTGTTAGCCTCGGCAGCTACAGCCGAAACTGCCGATAGTGCCTTAGTTTTAGCCTGCGTGCTGCTGAGTTTGACCGTTATTTATTTCGCCTGTAAACTGGGGGGAGAAATATGCGTCCGATTCAACTTGCCCCCCGTGTTAGGAGAATTAGTCGGTGGCGTGATTATCGGGGTTTCTGCCCTAAAATTACTGGTTTTTCCGGAAGGAGGGGCGGGATTCGAGGATTCTCTCCTCATTCATTTCCTACAATCCACTTCTCCCCTCACCCCGGAGGAATCTCCCGCCGTTTTTAGTGCTGCCAGTGAGGTGATTTCCGTCCTCTCGGAATTGGGGGTAATTATCCTGCTGTTCGAGATTGGTTTAGAGTCAGACTTGCAGGAATTAATTCGCGTCGGTCCACAGGCAGCTGCTGTCGCAGTGGTAGGGGTTGCGGTTCCCTTTTTGGTGGGTACTTTGGGTTTAATCTATATCTTTCATCTGGCCACCATTCCCGCTATTTTTGCCGGGGCAGCTTTAACCGCTACCAGTATCGGCATTACCGCCAAGGTTTTAGCAGAAATAGGGCAGTTATCGGCGAAAGAAGGTCAAATTATCATCGGGGCTGCGGTTCTCGATGATATTCTCGGTATTATCGTCCTCGCTGTCGTTGCTTCTTTGGTGAAGACTGGAGAAGTGCAAATTAGCAAAGTAATTTATCTAGTTATTAGTTCTAGCGCTTTTGTAATCGGGGCGATCCTGATCGGTCGTTTTTTAAGCCCCTTTTACGTTCAATTAGTTAATAGCATGAAAACTAGGGGACAATTGCTCTTAGTTTCCCTGATTTTCGCCTTTATTCTTGCTTATATTGCCCAAGTTATCCAATTAGAAGCGATTCTCGGTTCCTTTGCGGCAGGCCTGGTTCTAGGGGAAACGGAAAAGCGATCGGAATTGGCAGAACAAGTGTTCCCGATCGCCGATTTATTTGTACCGATATTTTTCGTCTGTGTGGGGGCAAAAACCGATTTAAGTGTCCTTAATCCCGCTATTCCCAGGAATCGAGAAGGATTAGTCTTGGCCGCTTTCCTAATTGTCGTCGCTATTTTGGGTAAAGTGGTGACGGGGTTAGCCGTTTTCAGCAAGGAAAAACTCAATCGCTTGGCGATCGGAGTTGGCATGATTCCCCGGGGTGAAGTGGGTTTAGTCTTTGCCGGAGTCGGGGCTGCTAGTGGCGCTTTATCCCCCGCTGCCGATGCGGCCATTATTATGATGGTGATCTTGACTACCTTTATCGCTCCGCCCCTGTTAAGGTTAGTATTTAAAGAACCTACCGCCAGCCCTCAATCAGTGAGCAGTGAGCAGTGA